In a single window of the Elaeis guineensis isolate ETL-2024a chromosome 6, EG11, whole genome shotgun sequence genome:
- the LOC105046867 gene encoding LOW QUALITY PROTEIN: putative disease resistance protein RGA4 (The sequence of the model RefSeq protein was modified relative to this genomic sequence to represent the inferred CDS: deleted 2 bases in 2 codons; substituted 1 base at 1 genomic stop codon): MEALLSVGGSIASAMLDNLVGQVSSDAIQQFGRHSGLQHDLKKLQATLLRTRFILNSAEKRRAKDKILAQILQKLEDAAYDAEDLLDEFEYQIQHEKAESQKNQGGNFLSSALPLARNLFNPDGDAMARVREVMGTLESIADDMERVIRLLDLDDEGEKYKSSVRRATSSFLPEPNVFGREKEKEKVIKLLLKSTDATESSDDDRGRVCSKRPKKDSISVLPVVGMGGIGKTTFAQYIYHDPSVDDYFDLKIWICVSDSFDVKRLTKEIIEYVTRERRRDRQNLNRLQEILKKKIKSKKFLLVVDDIWDDDSNKWDSLCAPLRSGSEGSKILVTTRSKKVAKMMGTMETIFLEGLAKDAYWEFFSRHAFGSQNPKEHPELEAIGKKIADRLQGSPLAAKTLGGLLNLDLDGRHWRNIMNSEIWRLKQGEDDIIPVLRLSNQYLPAYLKQCIAYCSAFPQDYEYEKDELVQHWMAQGFIVPRGNMRMEEVGSGYFDDLLSKSFFQHLRTYLSLRFGKPERTVCVMHDLIHDMVQSVSVDEDGKWQKIPSRLRHISIYTKNLEPGKLSDLANYKNLRTLVLVNLYDANLDSMLDCLFTRLTQMRVLRLRKCGIKXLPGSIGKLKLLRYLDVSQNIIPTLPESLCNLYNLLVLNISDCPIENFPARMSKLVKLRQLIADAKTIRKLANVRKLTSLQELPYFKVEKKRGHKIEELKDMLQLHGRLCIENLENVESREEASQAKLNNKHHLDELELVWNSSGNDDEVLEGLKPHSNLRRPEIRNYGGVRFPSWLDPQSLKSLKAICLENIQSCEQLPSLGQLPFLKILHIKTMHAVKQIGHEFCGSPEIKGFQLLEKLEVSDMPEWEDWFGTEGIQMFPRLPKLHVENCPKLKGLACLPPSLRLLHLQNVGINMLPESWDGDHGFNDDSRMTKRSRSSSRTSSLSRMYIVGCSNLENLEEWLLLHHLPAIAALIIVDCQKVVRLPMERFKDFLSLAYLDITSCPLLPSRARLILPSSLRHLKLNSSCGHLDESLPDCLQNLTSLTDLRLVGCPHITSIPGEVLSRMIALNDLTIWECRELKSLGGLRALRSLEDLTIRRCPRLTVLANEEEQGEGLAYLRNLCIDDTALVKVLFSTIALPFPETLQIGAQSTHIIRGEDQLWCQSLKSLRRLILQNCTNLQSLPTELHSLSTLRYLELSNCPEIRSLPEKGLPPSPTEIYFDNCHPVLIEQLQQYEKIIGWMSGQDTTF; this comes from the exons ATGGAGGCGCTGCTATCAGTTGGAGGATCCATCGCTTCTGCCATGCTGGACAACTTGGTCGGCCAGGTGAGCTCCGATGCCATCCAGCAGTTCGGGCGACACTCGGGACTTCAGCATGACCTCAAGAAGCTGCAGGCTACTCTGCTACGGACACGCTTCATCCTTAACAGCGCTGAGAAGAGGCGCGCCAAAGACAAGATCCTTGCCCAGATCCTCCAAAAGCTCGAAGATGCCGCCTATGATGCCGAAGACTTGCTGGATGAATTTGAATACCAAATCCAGCATGAAAAGGCGGAAAGCCAAAAGAATCAGGGAGGTAACTTCCTATCTTCTGCTTTGCCTCTTGCCAGAAATTTGTTTAATCCTGACGGTGATGCTATGGCTAGAGTGAGGGAGGTGATGGGGACGTTAGAAAGCATTGCTGATGATATGGAAAGAGTCATCAGACTCTTGGATTTAGATGATGAAGGGGAAAAATATAAGAGCTCGGTGAGACGTGCGACGAGCTCATTCTTACCCGAACCCAACGTGTTTGgccgagaaaaagaaaaggaaaaggtgaTAAAACTGCTGTTAAAGTCGACCGATGCTACTgaatccagtgatgatgatcgtgGTCGTGTTTGTTCAAAGAGACCAAAGAAAGATAGTATTTCTGTTTTGCCGGTGGTCGGCATGGGAGGGATCGGGAAAACTACTTTTGCTCAATACATTTACCATGACCCGAGTGTGGATGACTATTTTGATTTGAAGATCTGGATTTGTGTGTCTGATAGTTTTGACGTGAAAAGGCTAACTAAAGAGATAATAGAGTATGTTACCAGAGAGAGACGGCGTGATCGCCAAAATTTGAATCGTCTTCAAGAGATCCTTAAGAAGAAGATA AAGTCAAAGAAATTTCTGCTCGTCGTTGATGACATCTGGGATGATGACAGCAACAAATGGGATAGTCTGTGCGCACCATTAAGGTCCGGGTCGGAGGGAAGCAAGATCTTGGTAACAACTAGATCTAAAAAGGTTGCAAAGATGATGGGCACGATGGAGACAATCTTCTTAGAGGGTTTAGCAAAAGATGCCTATTGGGAATTTTTCAGTAGACATGCATTTGGTTCTCAGAACCCCAAAGAACATCCTGAGTTGGAAGCTATCGGCAAGAAGATTGCTGACAGACTGCAGGGATCGCCACTTGCAGCAAAGACGTTAGGAGGCCTATTGAATTTAGACTTGGATGGAAGGCACTGGAGAAACATCATGAACAGTGAAATATGGCgactgaagcaaggtgaagatgaCATCATACCGGTCCTGCGATTGAGCAATCAGTACCTGCCTGCATACCTGAAGCAGTGTATTGCATATTGTTCTGCGTTTCCTCAAGATTACGAATACGAAAAAGACGAGCTAGTCCAACACTGGATGGCACAAGGCTTCATTGTACCTCGAGGAAATATGCGGATGGAAGAGGTAGGGAGTGGGTACTTCGATGATTTACTTAGCAAATCTTTCTTTCAGCATCTCCGCACCTATCTCTCTTTGCGTTTCGGGAAGCCTGAGCGTACAGTATGTGTGATGCATGATTTGATACACGATATGGTACAATCTGTCTCAGTTGACGAAGATGGCAAGTGGCAGAAAATCCCCAGTAGGCTTCGACACATATCAATATATACCAAGAATCTGGAGCCGGGTAAGCTATCGGACTTGGCCAATTATAAGAATCTGCGCACCCTTGTGCTTGTAAATTTGTATGATGCAAACCTTGATTCTATGCTTGATTGCTTGTTCACACGGTTAACACAAATGCGTGTGTTGCGATTAAGGAAATGTGGGATCAAATAGTTGCCTGGCAGTATTGGAAAATTAAAACTTCTCCGATACCTTGACGTCTCTCAAAACATTATTCCTACGTTGCCTGAATCACTGTGTAACCTTTACAATCTTCTGGTGTTAAACATATCTGACTGCCCGATTGAGAATTTCCCTGCACGCATGAGCAAATTAGTTAAATTGAGGCAGCTTATAGCGGATGCCAAAACAATTCGCAAGTTGGCTAATGTCAGGAAGCTAACGTCTCTCCAAGAGTTGCCATATTTCAAAGTCGAAAAGAAGAGAGGACACAAGATTGAAGAATTAAAGGATATGTTGCAGCTCCATGGAAGACTATGCATTGAAAATCTTGAGAACGTCGAGAGTAGGGAAGAGGCCAGTCAGGCTAAGCTGAACAACAAACACCACCTCGATGAATTGGAGTTGGTATGGAACAGCTCAGGGAACGATGATGAAGTACTTGAAGGCCTCAAACCACATTCCAATCTCAGAAGGCCGGAAATCAGAAATTATGGTGGTGTCAGATTTCCAAGTTGGCTGGATCCACAATCGCTCAAAAGTTTGAAAGCTATTTGCCTAGAAAATATCCAAAGCTGCGAGCAACTTCCATCTCTTGGACAGCTGCCATTCCTCAAGATTCTGCACATCAAAACTATGCATGCCGTGAAACAAATTGGTCATGAATTCTGTGGCTCTCCAGAGATCAAAGGATTCCAATTGTTGGAAAAGCTGGAGGTTTCAGACATGCCGGAATGGGAAGATTGGTTCGGAACAGAAGGTATCCAGATGTTTCCTCGTCTGCCTAAGCTGCATGTCGAGAATTGTCCCAAGCTAAAGGGTTTAGCCTGCCTCCCTCCCTCGCTCAGACTATTGCACCTACAGAATGTGGGAATAAACATGCTCCCAGAATCATGGGACGGAGACCATGGTTTTAATGATGACAGCAGGATGACAAAACGCAGCAGAAGCAGCAGCAGGACCTCTTCACTTTCTCGCATGTATATCGTAGGGTGTTCAAACCTGGAAAATCTGGAAGAATGGCTGTTGTTACACCACCTGCCAGCTATCGCGGCATTGATAATTGTTGACTGTCAAAAGGTTGTGCGATTGCCAATGGAAAGGTTTAAAGATTTTCTCTCCCTCGCGTACTTGGACATCACAAGCTGTCCCTTGCTCCCGTCCCGTGCGCGACTGATCCTTCCCTCTTCTCTCCGACATCTCAAACTGAATTCTTCATGCGGTCATCTGGATGAGTCGCTACCCGACTGCCTGCAAAACCTCACCTCTCTCACCGACTTGCGTTTGGTTGGTTGCCCGCACATAACATCTATTCCAGGAGAAGTGCTCAGTCGCATGATAGCTCTCAACGATTTGACTATTTGGGAGTGTAGAGAACTGAAATCACTGGGGGGCTTACGAGCTCTcagatctctggaagatttgacCATTAGAAGATGTCCTCGGCTCACGGTATTGGCAAATGAGGAAGAGCAGGGCGAGGGTTTGGCATATCTTCGCAATTTGTGCATCGACGACACTGCGCTGGTCAAAGTGCTGTTCTCCACAATCGCCCTGCCCTTTCCTGAAACACTCCAAATC GGGGCTCAGTCAACTCATATTATTCGTGGAGAGGACCAATTGTGGTGCCAAAGCCTCAAATCTCTCAGACGCCTAATCCTTCAAAATTGCACCAATCTCCAGTCCCTGCCAACAGAGTTGCATAGCCTTTCCACCCTCCGATATTTGGAGCTATCAAATTGCCCTGAGATCCGCTCGCTGCCAGAGAAGGGCCTGCCTCCATCCCCAACAGAAATATATTTCGACAATTGTCATCCGGTGTTGATTGAGCAATTGCAACAATACGAGAAAAttattggatggatgtctggtcaggataccACCTTCTAG